In Gadus chalcogrammus isolate NIFS_2021 chromosome 11, NIFS_Gcha_1.0, whole genome shotgun sequence, a single window of DNA contains:
- the LOC130391293 gene encoding trypsin-1-like, whose product MRSLVFVLLLGAAFATEDDKIVGGKECVPHSQPHQVSLNSGYHFCGGSLVNQEWVVSAAHCFKSKMDIVLGDHNRWFMDGNEQIISASLVIPHPNYESWLVNNDIMLIKLSQPATLNQYVKAVALPTSCAPAGTMCTVSGWGVTMDSAADSNRLQCVNVPILSREVCDNSYPSMLTDAMFCAGYVEGGKDSCQGDSGGPVVCDGELQGVVSWGFGCAEKNHPGVYAKTCIFTDWLQSTMATY is encoded by the exons ATGAGGTCTCTGGTATTTGTTCTGCTCTTGGGAGCTGCCT TTGCCACCGAAGATGATAAGATTGTGGGAGGAAAGGAGTGTGTTCCACACTCCCAGCCCCATCAGGTGTCTCTGAACTCTGGATACCACTTCTGCGGAGGCTCCCTGGTCAACCAGGAGTGGGTTGTCTCTGCTGCTCACTGCTTCAAGTC CAAAATGGACATCGTCCTCGGGGACCACAACCGTTGGTTCATGGACGGCAACGAGCAGATCATCTCCGCGTCCCTCGTGATCCCTCACCCAAACTACGAGTCCTGGCTGGTCAACAACGACATCATGCTGATCAAGCTCAGCCAACCCGCTACCCTCAACCAGTACGTCAAGGCTGTGGCCCTGCCCACCAGCTGTGCCCCGGCTGGGACCATGTGCACCGTGTCAGGGTGGGGGGTCACCATGGACTCTG CGGCCGACAGCAACCGTCTGCAGTGTGTGAATGTCCCCATCCTCTCCAGGGAGGTCTGTGACAACTCCTACCCCAGCATGCTCACCGACGCCATGTTCTGTGCTGGATACGTGGAGGGGGGCAAGGACTCTTGCCAG GGGGACTCTGGCGGCCCAGTGGTGTGTGATGGTGAACTGCAGGGGGTGGTGTCCTGGGGCTTCGGCTGTGCTGAGAAGAACCACCCTGGAGTCTATGCCAAG ACGTGCATCTTTACCGACTGGCTGCAGTCCACCATGGCCACCTACTAG
- the LOC130391294 gene encoding trypsin-10-like codes for MRSLILAVLIGVAFAIEEDKIVGGYECQKHSQAHQVSLNSGYHFCGGSLVSKDWVVSAAHCYKSRIEVRLGEHHIRVTEGTEQFISSSRVIRHPDYSSYNIDNDVMLIKLRTPATLNQYVQPVALPAACAAAGTMCTVSGWGDTMSSTDDSDKLQCLDLPILSGEDCDNSYPGMITQSMFCAGYLEGGKDSCQGDSGGPLVCDGELQGVVSWGYGCAERDYPGVYAKVCQLSDWLEHTMRNY; via the exons ATGAGATCCCTAATCCTAGCTGTGCTCATTGGAGTGGCTT TTGCAATTGAGGAGGACAAGATCGTCGGAGGGTATGAGTGTCAGAAGCACTCCCAGGCCCACCAGGTGTCTCTGAACTCTGGCTACCACTTCTGTGGAGGCTCCCTGGTCAGCAAGGACTGGGTGGTGTCTGCTGCTCACTGCTACAAATC cCGTATTGAGGTGCGTCTGGGCGAGCACCACATCAGGGTCACCGAGGGAACCGAGCAGTTCATCTCGTCCTCCCGCGTCATCCGTCACCCCGACTACAGCTCCTACAACATCGACAACGACGTCATGCTGATCAAGCTGAGGACGCCCGCCACGCTGAACCAGTACGTGCAGCCTGTGGCCCTGCCCGCGGCCTGCGCTGCCGCTGGGACCATGTGCACCGTGTCTGGTTGGGGAGACACCATGAGCTCCA CCGATGACAGCGACAAGCTGCAGTGTCTGGACCTGCCCATCCTCTCCGGAGAAGACTGTGACAACTCCTACCCTGGCATGATCACCCAGTCCATGTTCTGCGCTGGCTACCTGGAGGGAGGCAAGGACTCCTGCCAG GGAGACTCCGGGGGGCCACTGGTGTGTGATGGCGAGCTGCAGGGGGTCGTGTCCTGGGGCTATGGGTGTGCGGAGAGGGATTATCCTGGAGTCTACGCCAAA GTTTGTCAGTTGAGCGACTGGCTGGAACACACCATGAGAAACTATTAA
- the LOC130391295 gene encoding trypsin-10-like — MKSLIFVLLLGAVFAEEDKIVGGYECTKHSQAHQVSLNSGYHFCGGSLVSKDWVVSAAHCYKSRIEVRLGEHHIRVNEGTEQFISSSSVIRHPSYSSYNINNDIMLIKLSKPATLNQYVQPVALPTECAADGTMCTVSGWGNTMSSVDDGDKLQCLNLPILSHADCDNSYPGMITQSMFCAGYLEGGKDSCQGDSGGPVVCNGVLQGVVSWGYGCAERDHPGVYAKVCVLSGWVLDTMASY; from the exons ATGAAGTCTCTTATCTTCGTTCTGCTCCTCGGAGCTGTCT TCGCTGAGGAGGACAAGATCGTCGGAGGGTATGAGTGTACGAAGCACTCCCAGGCCCACCAGGTGTCCCTGAACTCTGGATACCACTTCTGTGGAGGCTCCCTGGTCAGCAAGGACTGGGTGGTGTCTGCTGCTCACTGCTACAAGTC cCGTATTGAGGTGCGTCTGGGCGAGCACCACATCAGGGTCAACGAGGGAACCGAGCagttcatctcctcctccagcgtcATCCGTCACCCCAGCTACAGCTCCTACAACATCAACAACGACATCATGCTGATCAAGCTGAGCAAGCCCGCCACCCTGAACCAGTATGTGCAGCCTGTGGCCCTTCCCACCGAATGTGCTGCTGATGGCACCATGTGCACAGTGTCTGGCTGGGGAAACACCATGAGCTCCG TTGATGACGGGGACAAGCTTCAGTGCCTGAACCTGCCCATCCTCTCCCACGCCGACTGTGACAACTCCTACCCTGGCATGATCACCCAGTCCATGTTCTGCGCTGGCTACCTGGAGGGAGGCAAGGACTCCTGCCAG GGAGACTCCGGTGGCCCCGTGGTGTGCAACGGTGTGCTGCAGGGTGTTGTGTCCTGGGGATACGGATGTGCCGAGAGGGACCACCCCGGTGTCTACGCCAAG GTCTGCGTTCTCTCGGGCTGGGTTCTCGATACCATGGCAAGTTATTAA
- the LOC130391296 gene encoding trypsin-1-like, whose protein sequence is MKSLIFVLLLGAVFAEEDKIVGGYECTRHSQAHQVSLNSGYHFCGGSLVSKDWVVSAAHCYKSRIEVRLGEHHIRVNEGTEQFISSSSVIRHPNYSSYNINNDIMLIKLSKPATLNQYVQTVALPTECAADGTMCTVSGWGNTMSSVDDGDKLQCLNLPILSHADCDNSYPGMITQSMFCAGYLEGGKDSCQGDSGGPVVCNGVLQGVVSWGYGCAERDHPGVYAKVCVLSGWVRDTMANY, encoded by the exons ATGAAGTCTCTTATCTTCGTTCTGCTCCTCGGAGCTGTCT TCGCTGAGGAGGACAAGATCGTCGGAGGGTATGAGTGTACGAGGCACTCCCAGGCCCACCAGGTGTCTCTGAACTCTGGATACCACTTCTGTGGAGGCTCCCTGGTCAGCAAGGACTGGGTGGTGTCTGCTGCTCACTGCTACAAGTC cCGTATTGAGGTGCGTCTGGGCGAGCACCACATCAGGGTCAACGAGGGAACCGAGCagttcatctcctcctccagcgtcATCCGTCACCCCAACTACAGCTCCTACAACATCAACAACGACATCATGCTGATCAAGCTGAGCAAGCCCGCCACCCTGAACCAGTATGTGCAGACTGTGGCCCTTCCCACCGAATGTGCTGCTGATGGCACCATGTGCACAGTGTCTGGCTGGGGAAACACCATGAGCTCCG TTGATGACGGGGACAAGCTTCAGTGCCTGAACCTGCCCATCCTCTCCCACGCCGACTGTGACAACTCCTACCCTGGCATGATCACCCAGTCCATGTTCTGCGCTGGCTACCTGGAGGGAGGCAAGGACTCCTGCCAG GGAGACTCCGGTGGCCCCGTGGTGTGCAACGGTGTGCTGCAGGGTGTTGTGTCCTGGGGATACGGATGTGCCGAGAGGGACCACCCCGGTGTCTACGCCAAG GTCTGCGTTCTTTCGGGCTGGGTTCGCGACACCATGGCAAATTATTAA
- the LOC130391297 gene encoding trypsin-1, translated as MKSLIFVLLLGAVFAEEDKIVGGYECTKHSQAHQVSLNSGYHFCGGSLVSKDWVVSAAHCYKSRIEVRLGEHHIRVNEGTEQFISSSSVIRHPNYSSYNINNDIMLIKLSKPATLNQYVQTVALPTECAADGTMCTVSGWGNTMSSVDDGDKLQCLNLPILSHADCDNSYPGMITQSMFCAGYLEGGKDSCQGDSGGPVVCNGVLQGVVSWGYGCAERDHPGVYAKVCVLSGWVRDTMANY; from the exons ATGAAGTCTCTTATCTTCGTTCTGCTCCTCGGAGCTGTCT TCGCTGAGGAGGACAAGATCGTCGGAGGGTATGAGTGTACGAAGCACTCCCAGGCCCACCAGGTGTCCCTGAACTCTGGATACCACTTCTGTGGAGGCTCCCTGGTCAGCAAGGACTGGGTGGTGTCTGCTGCTCACTGCTACAAGTC cCGTATTGAGGTGCGTCTGGGCGAGCACCACATCAGGGTAAACGAGGGAACCGAGCagttcatctcctcctccagcgtcATCCGTCACCCCAACTACAGCTCCTACAACATCAACAACGACATCATGCTGATCAAGCTGAGCAAGCCCGCCACCCTGAACCAGTATGTGCAGACTGTGGCCCTTCCCACCGAATGTGCTGCTGATGGCACCATGTGCACAGTGTCTGGCTGGGGAAACACCATGAGCTCCG TTGATGACGGGGACAAGCTTCAGTGCCTGAACCTGCCCATCCTCTCCCACGCCGACTGTGACAACTCCTACCCTGGCATGATCACCCAGTCCATGTTCTGCGCTGGCTACCTGGAGGGAGGCAAGGACTCCTGCCAG GGAGACTCCGGTGGCCCCGTGGTGTGCAACGGTGTGCTGCAGGGTGTTGTGTCCTGGGGATACGGATGTGCCGAGAGGGACCACCCCGGTGTCTACGCCAAG GTCTGCGTTCTTTCGGGCTGGGTTCGCGACACCATGGCAAATTATTAA